From a region of the Alnus glutinosa chromosome 1, dhAlnGlut1.1, whole genome shotgun sequence genome:
- the LOC133864320 gene encoding probable WRKY transcription factor 75, with the protein MEINYPTLFSCSSSSTPTASSLSLNMADHSHAYNINEFQGCKSNGFLGLMSEMDVPVSNMNVPHGRSFVGSETDAKLGKKKGEKKIRKPRYAFQTRSQVDILDDGYRWRKYGQKAVKNNKFPRSYYRCTHQGCIVKKQVQRLTKDEGIVLTTYEGMHSHPIEKSTDNFEHILTQMQIFSSY; encoded by the exons atGGAGATCAACTACCCaacattattttcttgttcATCATCTTCAACACCAACAGCTTCTTCCTTGTCACTGAACATGGCAGATCATTCTCATGCTTACAATATTAATGAATTCCAAGGTTGCAAGTCAAATGGGTTCTTGGGACTGATGTCGGAGATGGATGTTCCAGTTTCGAACATGAATGTTCCTCATGGTAGAAGCTTTGTGGGGTCTGAAACTGATGCGAAGTTAgggaagaaaaagggagagaagaaGATAAGGAAACCAAGATATGCCTTTCAAACAAGGAGCCAGGTCGACATACTAGATGACGGGTACAGGTGGAGGAAATATGGACAAAAAGCAGTGAAGAACAACAAATTCCCGAG AAGCTACTACCGGTGTACACATCAAGGTTGCATCGTCAAAAAGCAAGTTCAGAGACTAACTAAAGATGAAGGGATCGTCCTGACAACTTACGAAGGGATGCATTCACATCCGATAGAGAAGTCTACTGATAACTTTGAGCACATCTTGACCCAGATGCAAATCTTTTCCTcctattaa
- the LOC133858378 gene encoding probable DNA primase large subunit translates to MEIVRSQKKALHNDAVSTFPLYRSAPPLEVRLEDFELFAIDRLRVLKGISDGLSRGKKPEEMEKLVRDMLKANMGHPEASEVVNKDIISHFVLRLVYCRTEDLRKWFLSMETALFRYRFLQLKSAEAQRALMAEFDLPYKAVSNSEFQSMKDNLGQAARSIGQPLPTADAIFYMVPFEEVPELVAGRRVFVHKGHAYVAMNQVVSLVATQFRSHLSKALILTNRKWTSSIREQEKDRLTPIVEALCTSYLGPDYSEPREFAEISIRDIDQIAMSSFPLCMRHLFDKLKEDHHLKHGGRMQLGLFLKGVGLKLDDALAFWKAEFSQKVGAERFDKEYAYSIRHNYGREGKRTDYTPYSCQKIICSAPGVGDHHGCPYRHFSEENLRAALGKMRVNSKAIEDVMDKVRSRHYQLACTLTFEAIHGTSCDAGINHPNQYFSESQKVVQSKNHSTV, encoded by the exons ATGGAAATCGTTCGATCTCAGAAAAAAGCTCTCCACAACGACGCCGTTTCGACCTTCCCTCTCTACCGCTCCGCTCCACCGCTCGAAGTCAGGCTCGAGGATTTCGAGCTCTTCGCCATCGATCGCCTTCGCG TCCTGAAAGGGATTTCTGATGGTTTATCCCGTGGAAAGAAACCGGAAGAAATGGAAAAATTG GTAAGAGATATGTTGAAAGCAAATATGGGGCATCCAGAGGCATCTGAGGTTGTCAACAAGGATATAATATCCCACTTTGTTCTACGTCTCGTGTATTGCAGAAc GGAGGACTTGAGAAAATGGTTTCTTTCCATGGAGACTGCCCTATTTCGTTACCGTTTCCTCCAGCTTAAAAGTGCTGAGGCTCAG AGAGCACTCATGGCAGAATTTGACCTTCCTTACAAAGCAGTTAGCAATTCCGAATTCCAG AGTATGAAGGACAATTTGGGCCAAGCTGCACGTTCCATTGGTCAGCCTTTACCAACTG CTGATGCGATATTCTATATG GTACCATTTGAAGAAGTTCCCGAACTTGTGGCTGGTCGTAGAGTATTTGTCCATAAAGGGCATGCATACGTTGCCATGAATCAG GTGGTTTCCCTTGTTGCCACACAATTCCGTAGTCATCTATCAAAGGCACTCATTCTGACGAACAG AAAGTGGACATCTTCCATCAGAGAACAAGAGAAGGATCGGTTGACTCCT ATTGTAGAAGCCCTATGCACAAGCTACTTGGGTCCTGACTATTCTGAG CCAAGAGAATTTGCTGAGATATCAATTCGAGACATTGACCAAATAGCTATGAGTTCGTTTCCTCTATGTATGCGCCACCTATTTGACAAG CTGAAAGAGGATCATCATTTAAAGCATGGAGGGAGGATGCAGTTAGGCCTCTTTCTCAAG GGTGTCGGGTTGAAGCTGGATGATGCCCTTGCATTTTGGAAAGCTGAGTTCTCCCAAAAG GTTGGTGCTGAAAGGTTTGACAAAGAATATGCATACAGCATTCGACATAATTatggaagggaagggaagagaACG GATTATACACCTTATTCTTGTCAAAAGATCATCTGTTCGGCTCCTGGTGTAGGAGATCATCATGGGTGCCCCTATCGGCATTTCAG TGAAGAGAATCTAAGGGCTGCCCTTGGTAAAATGAGAGTAAATAGCAAGGCAATTGAAGATGTAATGGACAAAGTTCGAAGTAGACATTATCAG TTGGCATGCACCTTGACATTTGAAGCTATACACGGGACATCATGTGATGCTGGGATTAACCATCCAAATCAATACTTCAGTGAGAGCCAAAAGGTCGTGCAATCGAAG AACCACTCTACAGTGTAA
- the LOC133864328 gene encoding uncharacterized protein LOC133864328: MALPIGKLTILVGAGLLGSVLAKEGRVSTVSDYVSGAFKIVLKQIRQDNSPPSVNKPRGDSLMAQVNSLRQELQMLASNTPITIVTASGRGGAKYGVIVVVVVLGYGYVWWKGWKLPDMMFASRRSLSDACTSIAKQLETVYSSIQATKRGISSRMDVMDSTMDECAAITAETQEEVSELRKRTDFVGVDVINIHDAVQTLENKISRIEGKQDLTNEGVRRLCNYAWSMQNGRITESIQTGSSPPVLSPDPLSSDSGGSQQVKRPLLNAVSLPGLQDIDGISEVVEASASSSGEGTKGVHARKDTSNGASGSGLFGLRFPGFSASFLTRTRSATSAVVEESRSRSQQS; encoded by the exons ATGGCTCTCCCTATTGGGAAGCTGACCATCCTCGTTGGTGCAG GTCTTCTTGGTTCAGTGCTTGCAAAAGAAGGACGTGTGTCAACTGTATCTGATTATGTCTCAGGTGCTTTTAAG ATTGTTCTGAAGCAAATTAGACAAGATAATTCTCCCCCCTCAGTTAATAAGCCACGGGGTGACTCTCTAATGGCTCAG GTTAACAGCTTGCGGCAGGAGTTGCAAATGTTGGCATCAAATACACCAATTACAATTGTAACTGCGAGTGGAAGAG GTGGTGCCAAATATGGTGTAATTGTCGTTGTGGTAGTTTTAGGATATGGCTATGTTTGGTGGaag GGCTGGAAACTCCCTGATATGATGTTTGCGTCAAGGCGTAGTTTATCTGATGCTTGCACTTCTATAGCTAAACAGCTTGAGACTGTTTATTCATCAATCCAG GCCACCAAGAGGGGAATATCTTCAAGAATGGATGTCATGGATTCTACTATGGATGAATGTGCAGCAATTACTGCGGAGACACAAGAGGAG GTTTCTGAACTACGGAAAAGAACAGATTTTGTTGGTGTGGATGTTATAAATATTCATGATGCAGTCCAGACTCTG GAAAATAAGATTAGTAGAATTGAAGGGAAGCAG GATCTTACAAATGAAGGAGTAAGGAGGTTGTGTAATTATGCCTGGAGCATGCAAAATGGCAGAATCACAGAAAGTATTCAG ACTGGATCTTCACCTCCTGTTTTATCGCCTGATCCACTGTCCTCAGACTCTGGTGGATCTCAGCAG GTTAAACGCCCCTTGCTGAATGCTGTCTCATTACCGGGTCTACAG GATATTGATGGAATTTCAGAAGTGGTTGAGGCCTCAGCCTCAAGCAGTGGTGAGGGTACTAAAGGGGTTCATGCCCGCAAAGACACAAGTAACGGGGCTTCAGGTTCTGGTCTGTTCGGGCTCAGGTTTCCTGGCTTTAGTGCTTCATTTTTGACAAGAACACGTTCTGCAACAAGTGCAGTAGTAGAAGAATCGCGTTCACGTAGTCAACAGTCGTGA